The following proteins come from a genomic window of Chryseobacterium glaciei:
- a CDS encoding polyprenol monophosphomannose synthase, which translates to MKKLVIIPTYNEKENIESIISAVFALEDDFHILVVDDSSPDGTSNIVKDLQKKFPHTLHLSIRHVKDGLGKAYIHGFKWAIQNNYDYIFEMDADFSHNPSDLPKLFEACLNADMAIGSRYSKGVNVVNWPMGRVLLSYFASKYVRFVLGLPIHDTTAGFVCFSRKVLEEIGLDNVRLKGYGFQIEMKFRAFKKGYKIVEVPIIFTNRILGESKMNGGIIHEAVFGVLNLKWKSLINRL; encoded by the coding sequence ATGAAAAAACTCGTCATCATCCCAACTTATAATGAAAAGGAAAATATAGAAAGTATAATTTCCGCGGTTTTTGCGTTGGAAGATGACTTTCATATTTTGGTGGTGGATGACTCGTCTCCGGACGGAACTTCCAACATTGTAAAAGATCTTCAGAAGAAGTTTCCTCACACTTTACATTTGTCGATAAGACATGTGAAAGACGGTTTGGGAAAGGCCTATATTCACGGGTTTAAATGGGCAATTCAAAACAATTATGATTATATTTTTGAAATGGATGCCGATTTTTCTCACAATCCAAGTGATCTTCCTAAATTGTTTGAAGCTTGTTTAAATGCAGATATGGCGATCGGTTCCCGTTATTCAAAAGGAGTAAATGTGGTAAACTGGCCAATGGGAAGAGTTTTACTTTCTTATTTTGCTTCGAAATATGTGAGGTTTGTTTTAGGACTTCCGATTCATGATACAACAGCAGGTTTTGTCTGTTTTTCAAGAAAAGTTTTAGAAGAGATAGGATTGGATAATGTTAGATTAAAAGGGTACGGATTTCAGATCGAAATGAAATTCAGAGCTTTTAAAAAAGGCTATAAAATTGTAGAAGTACCTATTATTTTTACAAACAGAATATTGGGAGAAAGCAAAATGAATGGAGGAATCATTCATGAAGCGGTTTTTGGTGTTTTAAATTTAAAGTGGAAATCATTAATCAACAGATTATGA
- a CDS encoding DUF4271 domain-containing protein gives MNIIERGANLKDFLLQKYFDASNNLPSWIITSCVMALTLAVLISQYIPIVPKYVADLSVLGYQLNKFGYSLTIVILFYFIKTTLGFVFYQSIGDGKKWLVFYFTSTKFYFVLSFLLIILCVTHYYFPIDRNKMFLYYLFFFSFVFIFKVFFYLFHKNNVLPEKWYYKFLYICTLQIAPLLLLWKLLFF, from the coding sequence ATGAATATCATAGAAAGAGGCGCCAACCTAAAAGACTTTTTGCTTCAAAAATATTTTGACGCAAGCAATAACCTTCCGAGTTGGATCATTACGTCCTGTGTAATGGCTCTTACTTTGGCAGTTTTAATCTCTCAATATATTCCGATTGTACCTAAATATGTTGCCGATCTGAGTGTTTTGGGGTATCAATTGAATAAATTTGGATATAGTTTAACAATAGTTATTCTATTTTATTTCATAAAAACGACTTTAGGGTTTGTTTTTTATCAAAGCATAGGTGATGGTAAAAAATGGCTGGTTTTTTATTTTACCTCCACCAAATTTTATTTCGTTTTGTCATTTTTATTAATAATTTTATGTGTAACCCACTACTATTTCCCTATTGACAGAAATAAAATGTTTTTATACTATTTGTTCTTCTTTTCTTTTGTATTCATTTTCAAAGTTTTTTTCTATTTATTTCACAAGAACAATGTTTTACCTGAAAAATGGTATTATAAATTTTTGTATATTTGCACCCTCCAAATCGCACCTTTATTGTTGCTTTGGAAACTATTATTTTTTTAA
- a CDS encoding uroporphyrinogen-III synthase translates to MRIKSILVSQPAPSESSPYLEIAKKEKIKIDFRPFIHVEGVDNKELRTQKIDLTQYTGIIFTSKNAIDHYFRLAEELRFSVPDTMRYICQSEAVANYLQKHIVYRKRKISFGEKNFSDLAPLFKKFPTEKYLLPSSDVLSPDIIKTLDTSNVDWTRAIMYRTVCSDLTDITIKDYDMLIFFSPQGIKSLQQNFPEFKQDETNIGVFGNTTLAAAEEAGLRVDLMAPTKETPSMTMALEKYIKALHK, encoded by the coding sequence ATGAGAATAAAGTCTATATTGGTTTCTCAACCAGCGCCTAGTGAGTCTTCTCCATATTTGGAAATAGCGAAGAAGGAAAAAATAAAGATTGACTTCCGCCCTTTTATCCACGTCGAAGGAGTTGACAACAAAGAACTTAGAACACAGAAGATAGATCTAACGCAATACACTGGAATTATTTTTACCAGCAAAAATGCGATTGATCACTATTTCAGACTTGCAGAAGAATTGCGTTTCAGCGTACCAGATACGATGAGATACATCTGCCAGTCCGAAGCAGTTGCCAACTATCTTCAAAAGCATATTGTGTACAGAAAAAGAAAGATCAGTTTTGGGGAGAAAAACTTCTCAGACTTGGCTCCGCTTTTCAAGAAATTCCCTACTGAGAAGTATCTATTACCTTCTTCAGATGTTTTAAGTCCGGATATCATTAAAACTTTAGATACCTCAAACGTAGATTGGACAAGAGCGATCATGTACAGAACAGTTTGCAGTGATTTAACGGATATTACGATTAAAGATTACGACATGTTGATCTTCTTTAGTCCACAAGGAATTAAATCTTTACAACAAAATTTCCCTGAATTCAAACAGGACGAAACTAATATCGGTGTTTTCGGTAACACAACATTAGCAGCAGCCGAAGAAGCAGGATTAAGAGTAGATTTAATGGCGCCTACAAAAGAAACGCCATCCATGACAATGGCCCTTGAAAAATACATTAAAGCGCTTCATAAATAG
- a CDS encoding S9 family peptidase gives MEAPQAKKIEKTLEIHGDKRTDNYFWLNERENPEVIKYLEEENAYEEFMMKDTEELQEELYEEMKARYKKDDESLPYFFNEYWYIVRYEEGKEYPIFCRKHKSLDNTEEIILDVNVLAEGETFFEVGSVAVSPNNKLMSFSSDNVGRRIYDINFKNLETEEILSDKIENTTGKAVWANDNEHVFYIRKDDSLRAFQVYRHKLGTEPSEDILIFHEEDDTFDVNVFKTKSLEYIFLASSSTISDEHRFIPADDVFAEWKMIQSRIDDLEYSVEHYEDEFYIITNADDAINFKIVKAKIDNCGMENWVDVIPHRAEVLLEGFEIFKDYLILEERERGLLQIKIIEEKTNESYYLPFSDPTYTAYIGTNLEFDTEVLRYGYTSLIQPNATYEYNLKDKTTKLLKQQEVLGGKFIAENYISERIWADSRDGETKVPISLVYHKDTKKTADTPVLLYGYGSYGHTVDASFSNVRLSILDRGFIYAIAHIRGGEYLGREWYEDGKMLFKKNTFFDFIDAGKYLIKENYTSSKHLYAMGGSAGGLLVGAVINYEPKLFNGIVSQVPFVDVVTTMLDETIPLTTGEYDEWGNPNDKEYYQYMKDYSPYDNVEAKEYPHMLITTGLHDSQVQYWEPAKWTAKLRELKTDNNLLLFKTDMSSGHGGASGRFESLKEDALEYAFLLKLENEKG, from the coding sequence ATGGAAGCTCCACAGGCAAAAAAAATAGAAAAAACACTAGAAATACACGGAGATAAAAGAACTGACAATTATTTCTGGCTCAATGAAAGAGAAAATCCCGAAGTCATAAAATATCTTGAAGAAGAAAACGCTTACGAAGAGTTTATGATGAAGGACACCGAAGAGCTTCAAGAAGAGCTTTACGAAGAAATGAAAGCCCGCTACAAAAAAGACGATGAGTCTCTACCCTATTTCTTCAACGAATATTGGTACATTGTACGTTATGAAGAAGGAAAAGAATATCCTATTTTTTGCAGAAAACATAAAAGTTTAGACAATACAGAAGAAATTATTCTTGATGTAAATGTACTTGCAGAAGGCGAAACATTTTTCGAAGTAGGAAGCGTTGCCGTAAGTCCGAATAATAAATTAATGTCCTTTTCGTCCGATAATGTTGGAAGAAGAATTTATGACATTAATTTCAAAAACCTAGAAACAGAAGAAATTCTTTCTGATAAAATAGAAAACACAACAGGTAAAGCTGTTTGGGCGAATGATAACGAACATGTTTTTTATATCAGAAAAGATGATAGTTTACGTGCATTTCAAGTGTACAGACATAAATTAGGAACAGAACCTTCGGAAGATATTTTAATTTTCCATGAAGAGGATGATACTTTTGATGTGAATGTTTTCAAGACAAAATCATTGGAATATATTTTCCTGGCGAGTTCAAGCACGATTTCAGATGAACACCGTTTTATTCCTGCTGATGATGTTTTTGCAGAATGGAAAATGATTCAGTCAAGAATCGATGATCTTGAATATTCTGTAGAACATTATGAAGATGAATTTTACATTATCACCAATGCCGACGACGCGATCAATTTTAAAATTGTAAAAGCAAAAATCGATAATTGTGGAATGGAAAACTGGGTAGACGTAATTCCGCACCGCGCAGAAGTTCTATTGGAAGGTTTTGAAATATTTAAAGATTATCTTATTCTCGAAGAAAGAGAAAGAGGTCTTTTACAGATAAAAATCATCGAAGAGAAAACAAACGAATCTTATTATCTTCCTTTCTCGGATCCAACTTACACCGCTTACATCGGAACCAATTTAGAATTTGACACCGAAGTTTTACGTTACGGTTATACCTCGCTTATACAACCAAATGCAACTTACGAATATAACCTTAAAGACAAAACAACAAAACTGTTGAAGCAACAGGAAGTTTTGGGAGGAAAATTCATTGCTGAAAATTATATTTCTGAGAGAATTTGGGCAGATTCAAGAGATGGGGAAACAAAAGTTCCAATTTCTTTAGTTTATCATAAAGACACGAAAAAAACAGCTGATACTCCCGTACTTCTATATGGTTATGGAAGTTACGGACACACAGTTGATGCAAGTTTCTCGAATGTGAGATTATCAATTTTAGATAGAGGTTTCATTTACGCGATCGCTCATATACGAGGTGGAGAATATCTAGGAAGAGAATGGTACGAAGACGGAAAAATGCTGTTTAAGAAAAACACATTCTTCGATTTTATTGACGCAGGGAAATATTTAATTAAAGAAAACTATACTTCATCAAAGCATTTATACGCCATGGGCGGAAGCGCAGGTGGATTATTGGTTGGAGCGGTTATCAATTACGAGCCGAAACTTTTCAACGGAATTGTTTCTCAGGTTCCTTTTGTGGATGTTGTGACAACGATGTTGGATGAAACGATTCCATTAACAACCGGAGAATATGACGAATGGGGAAATCCAAACGACAAAGAATATTATCAATACATGAAAGATTATTCGCCTTACGATAACGTAGAAGCAAAAGAATATCCTCATATGCTGATTACTACAGGTCTGCACGATTCTCAGGTTCAATATTGGGAGCCTGCAAAATGGACTGCGAAATTAAGAGAATTAAAAACTGACAACAATCTTTTGCTATTCAAAACCGACATGAGTTCAGGTCACGGAGGTGCAAGCGGAAGATTTGAATCATTAAAAGAAGACGCACTAGAATATGCCTTCTTGTTAAAATTAGAAAACGAAAAAGGATGA
- a CDS encoding SRPBCC family protein, giving the protein MKSNIVFNKDFDSNTVYVMKIFNADVSKVWDYFTKSELLDQWWAPKPWKCETKEQDFKEGRIWLYSMVGPEGEKHYAQVKYGEITEHRSFDGTDAFCDENGNINQDFGQSKWLFGFTGVEEGAKVTVNIHFASPEGIKQQLEMGFEEGFKMGLNQLEEILK; this is encoded by the coding sequence ATGAAATCTAATATCGTTTTTAACAAAGATTTTGATTCTAATACAGTGTATGTAATGAAAATTTTTAATGCAGATGTGTCAAAAGTATGGGATTATTTTACAAAATCAGAATTATTGGATCAATGGTGGGCTCCAAAACCATGGAAGTGTGAAACAAAAGAACAGGATTTTAAGGAAGGTAGAATTTGGCTGTACTCAATGGTTGGCCCGGAAGGAGAGAAGCATTATGCACAGGTAAAATATGGCGAAATCACGGAGCATCGTAGTTTTGATGGAACAGATGCTTTCTGTGATGAAAATGGCAATATTAATCAAGATTTTGGGCAATCAAAATGGCTGTTTGGATTTACAGGGGTAGAAGAAGGTGCAAAAGTGACTGTCAATATTCATTTTGCATCTCCGGAAGGTATAAAACAGCAGTTGGAAATGGGTTTTGAAGAAGGTTTCAAAATGGGCTTGAATCAGCTTGAGGAAATTTTAAAATAA
- a CDS encoding sensor histidine kinase: MNNKFIPIISVFMTISLIVFVTLQFYWLKRYYNVLEQDFTSKVFSTLESTAKSVTEIEIEKYMNENNKNFRNNILANNKQPSLTTIQQVEDSGTQRQIIYSKNIIERSQLPISQSGDSIKWTTLYSDEAAYKIKRDTTKPQQLTSELNNEIENGDYTIKEFAKIYGNNLPITKRVDDKVLDSIISKELKIRGISAKFGYGITDKNNKLTSIVNKDYKDKKDNTPYSYPLFTDNKDRTLYSLALVFPKKEYSLAMNNWPMLLGTFLSLLTILGIYIISINYMMRQKKLAEVKTDFINNMSHEFKTPLATISVATDSLANDKIATNPDKVKYYSELIKQENLRMKKQVENVLNMSKLERNEVNLFLKEANVRELIKRTTESFNLIVKQRNGSLTQEFNAEKYIFKIDEFHISNMLVNLLDNANKYSPETPEIHVKTRNEGNFYVIEISDKGMGMETQNKTKIFDKFFREETGNIHNVKGQGLGLSYVKKIVELHKGQVIVDSEKESGSTFTIKLPMS, from the coding sequence ATGAATAATAAATTCATCCCAATAATTTCAGTGTTTATGACGATCTCACTGATTGTCTTTGTTACGCTCCAATTTTATTGGTTGAAAAGATATTATAATGTCCTAGAGCAAGATTTTACAAGTAAAGTATTTTCTACCTTAGAAAGTACCGCCAAAAGCGTTACCGAAATTGAGATAGAAAAATACATGAACGAGAATAATAAAAACTTTCGAAATAATATTCTTGCCAACAATAAACAGCCTTCTTTAACCACCATTCAGCAGGTTGAAGATTCTGGTACTCAGAGACAAATTATTTATTCTAAAAATATTATTGAAAGAAGCCAGCTTCCGATCTCTCAAAGTGGAGATTCAATAAAATGGACAACACTTTACAGCGATGAAGCTGCCTATAAAATAAAAAGGGATACCACAAAACCTCAACAGCTTACCTCAGAACTTAATAATGAAATTGAAAATGGAGATTATACCATAAAAGAATTTGCGAAAATTTATGGGAATAATTTACCCATCACCAAAAGAGTTGATGACAAAGTGCTGGATTCTATTATTTCAAAAGAGCTTAAAATTAGAGGAATTTCCGCAAAATTTGGTTACGGAATTACGGATAAAAACAATAAACTTACGAGCATAGTCAACAAAGACTATAAAGACAAAAAAGACAATACGCCTTACAGCTACCCTCTTTTTACAGACAATAAAGACCGTACCTTATATTCTTTGGCTTTAGTTTTTCCTAAAAAAGAATATTCTTTGGCGATGAATAACTGGCCGATGCTTTTGGGGACTTTCCTTTCGTTATTGACGATTTTGGGAATTTATATTATTTCCATTAATTATATGATGAGACAGAAAAAATTGGCTGAAGTAAAAACGGACTTCATCAACAACATGTCGCATGAATTCAAGACTCCTTTAGCAACAATTTCGGTAGCAACAGACTCTTTAGCGAATGATAAAATTGCCACCAATCCTGATAAGGTTAAATATTATTCAGAATTGATTAAACAGGAGAATCTGAGGATGAAAAAACAGGTAGAAAACGTTCTCAACATGTCTAAACTGGAGAGAAACGAGGTAAATCTATTCCTAAAAGAAGCTAACGTAAGAGAATTAATCAAAAGAACTACAGAATCATTTAACCTGATCGTGAAACAAAGAAACGGTTCATTGACACAAGAGTTCAACGCAGAGAAATATATTTTTAAAATTGATGAATTTCATATTTCAAATATGTTGGTGAATTTATTGGACAATGCCAATAAATATTCTCCGGAAACACCTGAAATTCATGTAAAAACAAGAAATGAAGGCAATTTCTACGTCATTGAAATTTCCGACAAAGGAATGGGAATGGAAACCCAGAATAAAACGAAAATTTTCGACAAATTCTTTAGAGAAGAAACCGGAAATATTCATAATGTGAAAGGACAAGGGTTGGGACTTTCTTACGTTAAGAAAATCGTAGAACTACATAAAGGACAGGTTATTGTAGATTCTGAGAAAGAATCGGGAAGCACGTTTACGATCAAGCTTCCAATGAGTTAA
- a CDS encoding response regulator transcription factor: MSNRILLVEDDQSFGAVLKDYLTINNFEVTLAVDGEQGLKEFTENEFDICIFDVMMPKKDGFSLAEDVKKIDKNTPIIFLTARNMREDILKGYQLGADDYITKPFDTELLLYKIKAILQRSSTLENEEQEQFKISNIFFDSMLRQLRVGDKEYKLSPKENELLKLLCIHRNDFMPRDLALRKIWKKENYFTARSMDVYIAKLRKLLKDDEGLEIINVHGEGFRLLVKN; the protein is encoded by the coding sequence ATGAGCAACAGAATATTATTAGTAGAGGACGATCAGAGTTTCGGCGCAGTGTTGAAGGATTATTTAACGATCAATAACTTTGAAGTTACGCTGGCTGTAGATGGAGAACAGGGATTAAAAGAATTTACAGAAAACGAATTCGATATCTGTATTTTCGATGTCATGATGCCTAAAAAAGACGGGTTTTCATTGGCAGAAGATGTTAAAAAAATCGATAAAAATACACCAATCATTTTCTTGACAGCAAGAAATATGAGAGAAGATATATTAAAAGGATATCAATTGGGAGCTGATGATTACATCACGAAACCATTTGATACTGAATTACTTTTATATAAAATCAAAGCAATCCTTCAAAGAAGTTCTACATTGGAAAATGAAGAGCAGGAGCAATTCAAGATCAGCAATATTTTCTTTGATTCTATGTTGAGACAATTGAGAGTTGGTGATAAAGAATACAAACTTTCTCCAAAAGAAAACGAATTGTTGAAACTTCTTTGCATCCACAGAAACGACTTCATGCCGAGAGACTTAGCATTAAGAAAGATCTGGAAAAAAGAAAACTACTTCACCGCAAGAAGTATGGACGTTTACATCGCAAAACTTCGTAAATTATTAAAAGATGACGAAGGATTGGAAATTATCAACGTTCACGGAGAAGGATTCAGACTTTTAGTTAAGAATTAA
- a CDS encoding TonB-dependent receptor domain-containing protein has product MKLYISKVILGAFLLFTQIIFAQNLSKSQFKVKGNCEMCKERIETTAKKAGAKEARYSIDSQILTLETDSNVSTDEILNKVAEAGHDNEKFKASNETYENLPGCCHYERDLQPKIAENHEHHSKKENEFYVKGNCASCKARIEKAAKDAGAKSADWNAEKQTVTLDFDSSKTSADKILKKIADVGHDNEKYKSSDSTYKNLPSCCLYDREIALGEKNPNVHYEEDTKSEHSEHADQNASNENHEKHIEGVIVTGGKAATSLSKKEAGLVFNIDKKELLKAACCNLSESFETNATVDVSFSNAVTGTKQLKMLGLDQKYTSLTKELLPEIRGLASAYGLSFIPGRWIESIQLTKGGSTVTNGYESITGQINTELLKNAKEPETSLNLFSDFNGRAEANITNVSKINEKWSQTFLLHGNGTFGNTDMNDDGFLDRPKGTQINAAYLLNYNDLEESGFGSHFGINFIKDERTAGQTDFNKQLAQDKQTAYGVGIDISRFQVWNKTGYVFKGKPYQSLGWMNQYVYHQQDSFFGLRNYSGKQQTYYSNLIFESILGNTNHKYKAGASFMYDGYDETYLIDNFKRNEIVPGIFAEYTLTGLKYTLVAGARADFHNLAGTQFTPRLNFKYDFTPQTILRLSAGRGFRTANVFAENQQYFASNRNIQILQNNGDIYGLKPEIAWNYGVSLQQEVKLFGRKSSIIADFFRTDFQNQVLVDLDRSPQQLTFYNLEGKSFANSFQTQWDFTPFKNFDVRLAYKYYDVQADYLDGRREIPFMAKHRGFVNLAYSTNKNNNGAFWSFDTTLNWVGKQRLPNTSSNPEEFQLPTYSESYAVLNAQISRNFNKKIRAYVGGENLTSYYQKNAIVDFKNPFGNYFDGGMVYAPIMKANFYVGLDVTF; this is encoded by the coding sequence ATGAAATTATATATTTCCAAGGTCATTCTTGGTGCATTCTTACTATTTACCCAAATTATTTTTGCTCAAAATCTTTCTAAAAGTCAGTTTAAAGTTAAAGGAAACTGCGAAATGTGTAAGGAAAGAATTGAAACAACCGCTAAAAAGGCAGGCGCAAAAGAAGCCAGATATTCTATTGATTCTCAAATCTTAACTTTAGAAACTGACAGTAACGTTTCAACTGACGAGATTTTAAATAAAGTTGCAGAAGCGGGACATGACAATGAAAAATTCAAAGCATCAAATGAGACGTATGAAAATCTTCCGGGATGTTGTCATTACGAAAGAGATTTACAACCTAAAATTGCAGAAAATCATGAACATCATTCCAAAAAAGAGAATGAGTTTTATGTAAAAGGAAACTGTGCGTCTTGTAAAGCAAGAATTGAAAAAGCAGCCAAAGACGCTGGTGCAAAATCTGCGGATTGGAATGCAGAAAAGCAAACCGTTACATTAGATTTTGATTCATCAAAAACCTCAGCAGATAAAATTTTAAAGAAAATTGCAGACGTTGGTCATGATAATGAAAAGTATAAATCCAGCGACAGCACTTATAAAAATCTGCCATCATGTTGTTTGTACGACCGAGAAATCGCGTTAGGAGAAAAGAACCCTAATGTACATTATGAAGAAGATACAAAGTCTGAACATTCAGAACACGCTGATCAAAACGCTTCAAACGAAAACCATGAAAAACATATTGAAGGCGTAATTGTAACAGGTGGAAAAGCAGCAACTTCTTTAAGCAAGAAAGAAGCAGGGCTAGTTTTTAATATTGATAAAAAAGAATTATTAAAAGCAGCTTGCTGTAATTTATCCGAAAGCTTTGAAACCAATGCGACGGTTGATGTTTCTTTCAGCAATGCAGTTACAGGAACCAAACAATTGAAAATGTTAGGCTTGGACCAGAAATACACAAGCTTAACTAAAGAATTACTTCCTGAGATTAGAGGTTTGGCTTCTGCGTATGGATTAAGTTTCATTCCCGGAAGATGGATCGAAAGCATCCAGCTAACCAAAGGAGGAAGTACGGTTACCAATGGCTACGAAAGTATTACAGGACAGATCAATACAGAGCTTTTAAAAAATGCTAAAGAACCTGAAACTTCATTAAATCTTTTCTCTGATTTTAATGGAAGAGCCGAAGCTAATATTACTAACGTATCCAAAATCAATGAAAAATGGTCTCAAACATTTTTACTTCACGGAAACGGAACTTTCGGCAATACCGACATGAATGATGACGGCTTTCTTGACCGTCCAAAAGGAACGCAGATCAACGCAGCTTATTTATTGAATTATAATGATTTAGAGGAGTCAGGTTTCGGTTCGCATTTTGGAATTAATTTCATTAAAGATGAGAGAACGGCAGGCCAAACTGATTTCAACAAACAATTGGCTCAGGACAAACAAACCGCTTACGGCGTTGGAATTGACATCTCAAGATTTCAGGTTTGGAATAAAACAGGATACGTTTTTAAGGGAAAACCTTACCAAAGTTTAGGCTGGATGAATCAATATGTTTATCATCAGCAGGACAGCTTTTTTGGTCTTAGAAATTATTCAGGAAAGCAGCAAACGTATTACTCTAATTTAATTTTTGAAAGTATTTTAGGTAATACCAATCATAAATATAAAGCAGGTGCAAGTTTTATGTATGATGGTTATGACGAAACATATTTGATTGATAATTTTAAAAGAAACGAGATCGTTCCCGGAATTTTTGCTGAATATACGTTGACAGGTTTAAAATATACTTTAGTCGCCGGAGCAAGAGCAGATTTCCACAATTTAGCAGGAACTCAGTTTACGCCAAGATTGAATTTTAAATATGATTTCACTCCACAGACTATTTTGAGACTTTCCGCAGGAAGAGGTTTTAGAACCGCCAATGTTTTTGCTGAAAATCAACAATATTTTGCGTCTAATAGAAATATCCAGATCTTACAAAATAATGGAGATATTTATGGTTTAAAGCCGGAAATCGCTTGGAATTACGGGGTAAGTTTACAACAGGAAGTCAAATTATTTGGAAGAAAATCTTCGATTATTGCTGATTTCTTCAGAACAGATTTCCAGAACCAGGTTTTGGTTGATTTAGATCGTTCACCTCAGCAATTGACTTTTTATAACTTAGAAGGTAAATCTTTTGCGAACTCTTTCCAAACGCAGTGGGATTTTACGCCTTTCAAAAACTTTGATGTGAGATTAGCCTATAAATATTATGATGTACAGGCTGATTATCTGGATGGAAGAAGAGAAATTCCGTTCATGGCCAAGCACAGAGGTTTCGTGAATTTGGCTTATTCAACCAACAAAAATAACAATGGCGCATTTTGGAGTTTTGACACCACTTTAAACTGGGTCGGAAAACAAAGACTTCCTAACACATCAAGCAATCCCGAAGAATTTCAATTGCCAACCTATTCAGAATCTTATGCAGTGTTGAATGCTCAGATCTCAAGAAATTTCAACAAAAAGATCAGAGCTTATGTTGGAGGAGAGAACTTAACTTCATATTATCAAAAAAATGCGATTGTAGATTTCAAGAATCCTTTCGGAAATTATTTTGATGGCGGAATGGTTTACGCTCCGATCATGAAGGCTAATTTCTATGTTGGATTGGATGTAACATTCTAG